Within Spinacia oleracea cultivar Varoflay chromosome 4, BTI_SOV_V1, whole genome shotgun sequence, the genomic segment ccgattctgacaatatttccgtttccggcaatatttccgattctggcaatatttccatttccgataatattttccgatacgtaccatgtttccgtttccggcaacatctacgacttggataatatttatatttccgatacgatccatatttccgtttccggcaatatcatcgtttccggagtattcatttcttgcctgtgacgatcttagctcccactgaaaccaagatccgtcggttccgaatattcatagatagagtatctaatgccattagatacttgatccgtttacgtactatttgtgtgaccctacgggtccagtcaagagtaagctgtggattaatatcattaattccacttgaactgaagcggcctctagctaggcattcagctcacttgatctcactgaattattaacttgtcaattaatactgaaccgcatttattagacttaacatagaatgcatacttggaccaagggcattatttccttcagtgtggGTATTTATACCTACCCAAATGGGTATCAAAGAATAGCTACTATAAGTCACTCAATagactcaaattctttcttacaTGTTACTTTACTGTACTGAAGCCAACTTGTtcctaatttgttttaattaatgcaGCCTATATCACAACATTTCCCCACACCACAGAGGCAAAGACCTCCTGCAGCTTTCTATTCTGATCATGGGGGTGAGCAAACCATCTACTCCTTCCCTGCACATGACTTCCCATTGTCATAGACTCAACCAAGTCAAGGACACACAATATCAAGCCAAGCATTGCAGGATCTTGCAATGGCTAGAAGATTAGAAAAAAGACCATGAGGTcagattttattgaatttaaagtcttcattacatttcattagtgcagatcattacattttacctacccacttaacccacttacactagtagaaaaaacccctgttgcagcccccttgttgcagcgtacatgtattaatacgcttcaacaaccagtcggtcaacgcgggtcaaaccctttaaagggttgttgcagcgtacaatttaattgttccctgcaaaaacgtttgttgcagcgtacaatttaaaagCCCCTTGCAATAAACCatttttgttgcagcgtacatttaaaaGCCCCCAACAATAGCCCGGGTAAAAAATTATTCGCTACAATATTGGTTGAGTAAAAAATTAATTCAGAACAAATTAATCAAGAATGAAAATTTTAGTTCCCCGctcaactcccttcttcttcctcgATGCGTCGCCCCCTCCAAAAAAAAACCCTTTCCCTGCTATGACAAAAAATCTTTCCCTGCGTCGTCAATCGGTTGTTCTGGTGGTTCTGGTTCCTCGTCGGTGGTTCAGGTTCCTCGTCGGTGGTTCTGGTCTCTTTTCTCACCTCCTCTCCACCTGTTCGCTTTCTCGGTCGGTGGTTCCAAGAAAGAAGTTAGCTTGCTCGGCCGGTGGTTCCAAGAAAGAGGTTGCTCGACCGGTGGTTCTCCGTCAATCTCCTCGCCGCGGCATGTAATTATTCTTCCCTGTCCCCTCTTGATATTTGTTttacaaattagggtttgttcaattcttttAGAGTAGACAGTTTCCTATTTTCTCCGGGCTCCGACTGGGTCTAAACTCCAAACTAAGTTGGGGCAGGATAGTAGATATGCAGTTGATTATTGAAGTTAGAATTGTTTCCACGCACTTCATTATTGCAGTTAGAGTTGTTCGATTCTTTGTGAATAAAAAGGAAACTCTCTAATTTCAAAACTCAGAAAACTCATTCTTTGTGAATAATAACTAGGTCATTGAAGATCTAATTTGGATTTTCAGTTGGATTCTTTTGCCTTGTATCTATTTTAATTGAAACAAACACAACGGTGATGTTGGCTTGTTATGAAATTGGAGTCCTATAATTTGTTTAAAGTATTTTCTTAGTTCAAATACCATGTTCTAGggtttttctttcaaaaatttTACTTTGTCAAGATTTTCTATTGTCGGTTTAAATGCAACGTAATTTGCTCGAGGTAAAGGAGAATGAGGATGGTTATTACTTGATTTAACATAATTTGATGTGTGTTGATTGCTGACTGAATTTCTACTGACCTAATGCCTCAAAAATTTCTCTCTTGAAAATACAAGGTTGGTTGTAGGTATGCTCGTGAAGAGACGAGACATGATAATGGATCACTACTGACTTAGGACTACAACATAAAGCTGGCGGATCAAAGAGGACAGAAGGTTAAATTGGAGTATGAGTCTGAGCAAAGGTTTGTGCTTTCTTACTGCAAGTTTTACTATTTACACTATCTGGGCTCCTGAATCTCTTCAGTTTTAGATGTTGATATTCAACCATATGTGCCTTATAGTTTAAATTTCACAGAGTAATATTGATGGGTCTTATGTTTCATACAAAGGGAAAACATCTAATGTAAAAACAACAATATAAAGATGCATTCAATACTACAAATCATTATGTTTTGGCTGGTGTCGTAGTGACTATTGTGGAATTGGGATGAGGCGCCTGTCATGCGTTATGTCTGTATGAGGTGGATGTCTGTTTGTTAttctaatttctatgttccTTAAGTcctgaatttgtttttttttttttgtgatctTAGTTCAAGCCTTAATTAATGCCACaaacttttatgttaaaaagaatattttggataaaaccgttccattattttttttcctgttGAAGTTAAAAAATATCAGACAACTTTTGTTTTGATAATCCTCTGTACTCTAGTTCTGTTGTGATAAATTCACTTCTCCAACTCTTTGTTTGTGTAAATGCAGTCTTGTATGGGAAGATTAACGAGGGTTGAATGGGTTATCTGGGAATAACATTTGGCTAAGTGTTctcattttcttttaattttcacCTTGTCCGGCTTGCTTATTATTTTCTTAGATCTTTGACTTCAAAAGAGAAGCTTGTGATGTTGAGTTGGGTTGTCAAAATTTCTTGAATCATGTGCCCTGTTAGATGCCTGCGCACTGCTATTGGAGAGTTTGGATGAAAGGCTCCTCAAGTACCTTTTCTTGAATGATTTGGCTGCACCACGTGCTTGTTATACCTCCTTTGTTTTCTTATCCTTTGTGCTGCACATAGGTGTATCATACGCTCATACATGTTGTAGGTCTAATGTAGATTTTTATTTCTGAATTCCAGAGATCTGATGGAAATCCAAGTATCTGAACGAAGAGCTCGTGCACAAGATGAGGTGTTGAAACACGCTCTTGATGAGCATAATCTAGAGCTAAGGATAAAAGCtagatctgatctgcactgatctgtgttgatctgatctgcactgatctgatctgcattGATCAGTgatatctgcactgatctgataTCCTTCTGTATGCTAGTGCACTGATCTACTGCTgcattttttgtattttttgttgttggctGCTGCGCGCACATTTCACTAACCACCCTTCTGTATGTTTTACTTGATGCAGGAACAACATAGGTACGATGAATGAAAACCAAATTGTTGTTGGGCATGAATCAGAAGGTGGCAAGACTCCCACAACGTTCTAAGTTGGTTCTTTCAATTTGACTATTATTATACTCAAGCACTGAAGTGGCCTACTCATATTTGCACATTATGGCTTTCAATCGACATGATTACATAGAAGAACTCGAAAAGCTTCCCAAAGCTAATATGTTTGACTTGTTTCAAAAGAGGTATCTACGTTCTGTAACGGTAAGACTTCTACCCTTGTTATATTTTATCAGTGTCAAATTTGTGAATCAATAagttttcaaacaaaataattgaaattttctGATGTCAGATAGGAGTTGGATTGATAGTTTGCCAACAGTTTGGGGGAATTAACGGTATCTGCTTCTATGTCAGCAATATCTTTGAGACGGCTGGTAAATACTCTATTTTTAAAACTCTgttttaaaaaaggaaaatactAGTACATTTTTACTAAATGCGCAAAACCATTGTCTTCTAAAATTTGATTTATATGTACAGGATTTTCTCCAAGCATTGGTACTTTAATATATGCTTTGCTTCAGGTTCGAAAACCATACTTCCTGTTGTTAGTAGGATAAGTTATCATGTGTTTGTGTTCCAACTTTAAAGAATATATCTCCACAGCGGAATTTGGTGTTTATTGGAGACCCCGTTTCTAATTTGGTATGTGGGTTGAGTCCTATGAATAGTCCTTCAGAATAGCGGATCGGGTAAATAGTGGCAGATTGAGAAAATGTAGTTCTTTAGTGCGTTTATAACTGTAATGCAATATGAACTGCTAACATTAGTGCAGAAGGAGCTGGATGATTGATATTCATCatgaagattttttttatttttttatttgggtgcCTTGGTTGTTGGCAGTGTCTCTGAAGCCGAAAGTTTTTGAAGGGATGCATGTAAAGCCCTAGCTTTACTCTCACCTGGCCCAAAACCTGGTCAACAAAAGTTAAATTCTTGACGGGTCGGGCTCAAATTGGGCTTAAAATCTGTCCCAACCCCCTCTATTTTTGGGCCGGGCTCAAGTTGATCGAGTCTAATATGAAAATGCAGTAAGCACTTTAGCAATTAGTAGTTACTAACTGTTAATCATTTTTTCCTGATCCTGTTTCAGACTGAGCTAATTGATCCAACAGTAAAAGGAACGCTGAATATCCTTAAATCCTGCGCCAGAATCCCAACCATCAAACGCGTAGTTTTCACATCATCAATGGCTGCAGTTCTGCTCACTGGTAGACCTCTAACTGCTGAAACTATAGTTGATGAAACATGGTTTTCTGTCCCAGAAATCTGCGAGAAACAACAAATGGTTTGCACACTTACTTACCATTAAATTCTGATCTGATTTTTTGATCTGATTTTATGGTTGGTATGACAGAAAATAACTAACTAAAACCTGGTGTATGTTATGCAGAAGTGGTATCTTTTCTCAAAGACATTGGCTGAAGAAGCTGCATGGGATTTTGTTAAAGAACATGGGCTTGATATGGTGTCGATAAACCTTGCAATTGTTATAGGCCCTTTGCTGCAACCAATAATCAATACCAGTTCTTTTGCTGTTTTAAGCTTGGTTAATGGTATGATCATCTTGGCTTTATGTATATGTTGTTGGAATTTTATGCTCTCTAATAATATGTCATCTCATGAGACATAGAACTTCAAGTGTCTAAAGTACTCCATACCATACTTGACTTCCATTGATATTTCATGTACTAATTGTaattttcttaaaatgtgcagtCACCGTTGGTTTTTTCCAAGGGAATGAAAAAGGTGGTCATGCTGACAAATGACTTGGTATGTCTTTAAATTGCTTTTTATTTACCTTAATTATAAATAGCCTTATACATCATTCAAACTAGTCATCTTCTGCTTGTGAAATACCCCCTCGCAAACACAAGTATTAAACTGATTTTATTTCTAAGactcaatcaaatctatttatgcacatttgagacttgtttggtcgttataggtcatatttaggctaaaataaggcattttcgctcccaactttgaactaagaacctaaggattaattttaaacattttacatgattaatatgattagttttaagttttcaatatttgttccaatctatttatgcacatttaaggataattggatcgttataggtcatatttaggctaaaatgacattttcgctcccaactttgaactaacaaactTAAGAACTCaattcaaacttactacatgattcatatgattagttttaactttccaagacttaatccaatctatttatgcatactcgagacttctttggccgttataggtcatatttaggctaaaatgacattttcgctcacaactttgaactaacgaacttaagaactaatttaaaacttataacatgattcatatgattatttttaagtttccaagactcaatccaatctatttatgcacatttgagacttgtttgatcgttataggtcatatttaggctaaaataaggcattttcgctcccaactttgaactaaagaacctaaggactcattttaaacattttacatgattaatatgattatttttaactttccaagaattaatacaatttatttatgcgtattcgagacttctttggccgttataggtcatagttaggctaaaatgtcattttcgctcccaactttgaactaacgaacctaagaacttattttaaaccttttacatgattaatatgcttagattgaagtttccaagactcattccaatttacttatgcacatttaaggcttgtttggtcgttataggtcacatttaggctaaaatgagcattttcgttcccaaattttaaaaaaagaacctaaggacttattttaaaccttttacatgattaatatgtttagcttgaagtttccaagactcattccaatctacttatgcacatttaaggcttgtttggtcgttataggtcatatttaggctaaaatgagcattttcgctcccaaattttaaataaagaacctaaggactcattttaaactaactaaatgttttatatgcttagttttgactttctaagactcattccaatctatttatgcacatttgaacCTCATTgcgtcgttataggtcatatttagcctaaaatgacattttcgctcccaactttgaactaaataacctaaggactcattttaaacttactatatgactaatatgcttatttttaagtttctaagacttattctaatctacttatgtacatttaaggcttgtttggtcgttataggtcatatttaggctaaaataaggcattttcgctcccaactttgaaataaagaacctaaggactcattttaaacttattacatgtttaatatgcataattttaactttctaagactcgttccaatctatttatgcaagtttaaggctcattgggttgttataggtcatatttaggctaaaatgatattttcgttcccaactttgaactaaagaacctaaagagtcattttaaaccttttacatgattaatgtgcttagttttaactttataatacccattccaatctatttgtgcacatttaagactcattgggtcgttataggtcatatttagacattttcgctcccaactttgaactaaataacctaaggactcattttaaacttattatatgactaatatgcttatttttaagtttctaagaattattctaatctacttatgtacatttaaggcttgtttggtcgttgtaggtcatatttaggcttaaatgaggcattttcgctctcaactttgaactaTAGAACCTaatactcattttaaacttattacatgtttaatatgcataacctaaggctagatgaggtaattaattaattttcctt encodes:
- the LOC110784809 gene encoding cinnamoyl-CoA reductase CAD2-like, with translation MAFNRHDYIEELEKLPKANMFDLFQKRYLRSVTIGVGLIVCQQFGGINGICFYVSNIFETAGFSPSIGTLIYALLQTELIDPTVKGTLNILKSCARIPTIKRVVFTSSMAAVLLTGRPLTAETIVDETWFSVPEICEKQQMKWYLFSKTLAEEAAWDFVKEHGLDMVSINLAIVIGPLLQPIINTSSFAVLSLVNVTVGFFQGNEKGGHADK